From one Atribacterota bacterium genomic stretch:
- the trkA gene encoding Trk system potassium transporter TrkA, translating into MKIIIIGAGKVGSQIAQTLSSENHDVTIIDKREDIRQELDNNLDIMTIVGNGANVRILEQAGIKEADMLIAVTRSDEVNMIACMTAKQFNVEKKIARIRNSDYMYPNSLSKEKLGIDFVINPEKVTAKEIIRLLKTPANVSEAQDFAGNRISLYGLKIEENCPCINKKIKDINFGTNTLLASIYRDDKLIIPSGDDELLIDDKVYILLKKESYEDLDLLCNKQTCSMQDVLILGGSNIGIQTASLLNKIGIKTKLIEVNKAKCEKIAETLPQTLVINGDGTNIDLLKEEGIETIDGFVAVTGYDEENLLVSLLAKHLGTKKVVAKISRTNYIPILEKIGINAIVNPRLTTASEILRFLKRGEMISLTLLKEGGAEVIELITHEYSKVIGKPLKSIDLPNNTIIGAIIRKEDIIIPHGEDTIQVDDKLLIFAKASEIIKVEQLFNGRRSKK; encoded by the coding sequence GTGAAAATTATTATTATCGGAGCCGGCAAGGTAGGTAGCCAGATAGCACAGACCCTCTCATCTGAAAATCATGATGTAACTATTATTGATAAAAGAGAAGATATTCGGCAGGAACTGGATAATAACCTGGATATAATGACTATTGTTGGGAACGGCGCCAATGTAAGAATTTTAGAGCAGGCAGGAATTAAAGAAGCTGATATGCTTATCGCGGTTACCCGCTCTGATGAAGTCAACATGATAGCCTGTATGACTGCCAAGCAATTTAATGTTGAAAAGAAAATTGCCCGCATAAGAAACAGCGATTATATGTATCCCAATTCTCTTTCCAAAGAAAAATTGGGAATTGATTTTGTAATTAACCCTGAAAAAGTTACTGCCAAAGAAATTATAAGACTCCTGAAAACCCCTGCCAATGTAAGTGAAGCACAGGATTTTGCAGGTAACAGGATTTCTTTATATGGTTTAAAAATAGAAGAAAATTGCCCATGTATTAATAAAAAAATAAAGGATATCAATTTTGGAACAAACACCCTACTGGCATCAATTTATCGTGATGATAAATTAATTATCCCAAGCGGTGATGACGAATTACTTATTGATGATAAAGTATATATATTGCTTAAAAAGGAAAGCTACGAAGACTTGGATTTGTTATGCAATAAACAAACCTGTTCTATGCAGGATGTACTTATTCTGGGAGGAAGTAATATAGGTATCCAGACTGCTTCTTTATTAAACAAAATTGGTATAAAAACTAAACTTATTGAAGTCAATAAAGCAAAATGTGAAAAAATTGCAGAAACATTGCCTCAAACTCTTGTTATTAATGGAGATGGAACAAATATTGACCTTTTAAAAGAAGAAGGAATTGAAACAATAGATGGTTTTGTGGCTGTTACCGGTTATGATGAGGAAAATTTGCTGGTATCTCTTTTGGCCAAACATCTGGGAACCAAAAAAGTAGTAGCCAAGATTAGCCGGACTAATTATATACCGATATTAGAAAAAATAGGAATTAACGCAATTGTAAACCCTCGACTGACTACTGCCTCTGAAATATTGCGTTTCTTGAAACGCGGTGAAATGATTTCATTAACCCTTTTAAAAGAAGGAGGAGCAGAAGTAATAGAATTAATTACCCATGAATACAGTAAAGTGATTGGTAAGCCTTTGAAATCGATTGATCTTCCCAATAATACAATTATTGGGGCTATTATTCGAAAGGAGGATATTATTATACCTCACGGAGAAGACACTATACAGGTTGATGATAAATTATTAATATTTGCAAAGGCATCAGAGATTATAAAAGTTGAACAGCTTTTTAATGGAAGAAGGAGTAAAAAGTAG